Proteins co-encoded in one Microaerobacter geothermalis genomic window:
- a CDS encoding YlmH family RNA-binding protein, with protein sequence MSDFLQHFRPEEQPFVEMVDEWLLQAVHRHQRRLTDFLDPRKQYIVESMANRYSEVSAFFFGGYEGAERKRGLIVPSYDHVNEADFSISFLEIHYSQKGKQLEHRDFLGAFLGLGIKREKFGDILLAERCQVVIAAEMKDYITLYLNQVHRQSVTISMITKDDLVIPSISLKEISITVSSLRVDAIASEVYHLSRSKVLSPIRAGHLKVNWKIIDNPSEPVSQGDVISLRGFGRFHILGIEGKTKKGKIRLRVGRVN encoded by the coding sequence ATGAGTGATTTTTTACAGCATTTTAGACCTGAAGAACAACCTTTTGTCGAAATGGTTGATGAATGGTTATTGCAGGCCGTTCATCGGCATCAAAGGCGTTTAACCGACTTTTTGGACCCAAGAAAACAATATATTGTTGAAAGTATGGCCAACCGTTATTCAGAGGTGTCGGCCTTTTTTTTCGGTGGTTATGAGGGGGCTGAAAGAAAACGAGGATTAATCGTGCCCAGTTATGATCATGTTAACGAAGCCGATTTTTCTATATCTTTTTTGGAGATTCATTACTCACAAAAGGGAAAGCAGCTGGAACATCGGGATTTTTTGGGCGCCTTTCTGGGGCTAGGGATAAAAAGGGAGAAGTTTGGCGATATTCTTCTAGCAGAAAGATGTCAGGTGGTGATTGCTGCAGAAATGAAGGATTACATTACCCTTTATTTGAATCAAGTTCATCGGCAGTCTGTAACCATATCGATGATAACGAAGGATGATTTGGTTATTCCTTCAATCTCTCTCAAGGAGATATCCATTACCGTTTCTTCCTTACGGGTTGATGCGATCGCATCGGAGGTGTATCACTTGTCCCGGTCAAAAGTACTTTCCCCCATCCGTGCCGGCCATCTGAAAGTGAATTGGAAGATTATAGATAACCCAAGCGAACCAGTAAGCCAAGGGGACGTCATTTCCCTTCGAGGATTTGGCCGCTTTCATATTTTGGGCATTGAGGGTAAAACGAAAAAGGGGAAAATCAGATTACGGGTGGGCAGGGTTAACTAG
- a CDS encoding YggT family protein has translation MYTLLSSIFSFAFQIYYYMIIAYILMSWVPNLRESSIGQFIGRFVEPYLSIFRRFIPPIGMIDISPIAALFALYFAQIGVMSILRMLFL, from the coding sequence ATGTACACGTTATTAAGCTCCATTTTTTCGTTTGCTTTCCAGATTTATTATTATATGATCATTGCCTACATCTTAATGTCATGGGTTCCTAACTTGCGGGAGTCATCTATAGGCCAGTTTATCGGGCGTTTCGTCGAACCTTATTTATCCATTTTCAGAAGATTTATCCCGCCCATCGGAATGATTGATATTTCTCCAATTGCTGCTCTTTTTGCTTTATATTTTGCTCAAATTGGTGTCATGAGCATTTTGAGAATGTTATTTCTATAG
- a CDS encoding cell division protein SepF: MGMMHRIMGFFGLAEEQVVEREELLEEEVVSFPKKGKNNVIPLQQVKSNLRVILCEPRTYEEAQEMADHLKQKRPIIVNLQRLPKEQARRFIDFLSGTVYALNGNIQKVGLHIFLCAPEHVDVQGSITQLENETN; the protein is encoded by the coding sequence ATGGGAATGATGCATCGAATCATGGGTTTTTTTGGATTGGCTGAGGAACAGGTTGTGGAAAGAGAAGAGTTGCTGGAAGAAGAAGTTGTTTCTTTTCCTAAAAAGGGAAAGAATAATGTTATTCCTCTGCAGCAGGTAAAATCCAATTTGCGCGTGATTTTGTGTGAACCTCGAACATACGAGGAAGCTCAGGAAATGGCGGATCATTTAAAGCAAAAGAGGCCCATCATCGTCAACTTGCAGCGTCTTCCCAAGGAGCAAGCCAGAAGATTTATTGACTTTTTAAGTGGAACTGTTTATGCACTTAATGGTAATATACAAAAGGTAGGGTTGCACATTTTTCTTTGTGCTCCCGAGCATGTGGATGTCCAAGGATCGATTACCCAACTAGAAAACGAGACTAACTAA